In the genome of Pseudomonadota bacterium, the window TAATGTCTCCGAGAAACCGGTAGTAAGAAAGGTCTTTATCAAGGGCAACGATAAGATCTCAGAGAGTGACCTCTCTGAGGTGTTAAAGATCGAGGGGCGACGCTTTATCGATCGAAGTAAGATCCAGACCCTTACTCGCAAAGCGATCAGTTACTATAAAGGCCAGGGGTTTTATGACGCTGAGCTCGACTATTCTACCGTACCGGTAGATGATAACGAGGTTGATATTACCTTTACGGTTAAGGAAGGCGAACGCTATCACGTTAATGCCGTAACGTTGCAGGGGGTTGCAGAGCTAGATCAGAGCGAGATGTTATCGCAATTACAGATTAAGCGTTACAAATGGTGGAATTCTTGGCTGTTCGGTACCGGACGTGTTAACGATGAGATGATGGAGTCAGATAAGCAGATCTTGCGGCAGTATCTACTCGACAACGGGTATATCGAGGGGGGTGTTGGGGAGGCCTCGATTGAGAAGCGCGAGGATGGGCTGTACGTGGTGTTCGACATCACAGAGGGGCAGCAGTTTAAGATCGGAAAGATCTCAGCAACGGGCGATTTTGTTGAGGGCTCTGAGGACCTTACCCTGAAGGGCATCAAGAGTGAGATCGGTGAGGTCTTTAGCGCCAGTAATATTAGAAACGATATCTTTACCATCACCGATAAGTTTGGTGATGAGGGTTACGCCTTCGCCAACGTTGTTCCGAATACCATGCTTAACAAGGCGGAGGGTAAGGTAGATCTCTCCTTCGGCAGCACTAAGGGAAACTTAGTACGGGTCGATAAGATTACTATATCAGGCAACGAGAAGACCTACGACAACGTAATTCGACGTGAGCTTAAGATCGAGGAGCAACATCAGTACAATGGTAGCAAGATCAAACGCAGCCAGACCATGCTGCAGCGCCAGGGGATCTTCGATGAGGTTAGTATCTCGAATAAGCCCACCAACGACCCCTCCGTTATTGATCTAGATGTGCATGTAAAGGAGGCAACTACCGGTAGTTTTAGCGCTGGTGCTGGTTACTCAACGTCGAACGGCGCGCTCCTTAACACTAAGGTTTCTGAGAATAACCTCTTTGGAACCGGCCGAAAGGTTAATCTTAACCTAGATTTTGGTTCTCAGGTTACGAATCAGGTGATCTCATTTGATGATCCGCGTGTCAATGACTCATACGTTGCTGCCGGGGTTGATCTCTTGCGCACAACCCGTCAATACAACGATTTTAATCGAGAACTGGCGGGAGGAGCTACTACCATTGGATACCCGGGCGAGCCTCTCTTTGGAAAATGGGCAGAGGATGTTTCGGTCAACCTTAAGTATGAGCTGTTGCGTCTCAATATTCGTAATGTGAAAGATGACGCTGCGCAGCTTGTACAGAATTCGGTTGGGAACTCAAGTTCATCCTCTATGACTCCGGGAATAGTTCGAAATACGATTAACAATCCGATGAATCCAACCTCTGGATCAAAACAGAACCTTTCGATTGAGTTATCTGGGTTTGGTGGAGATCAGAGCTTCTATCTTTTTGAGGCGCGTAACGCCTGGTACCTGCCCCTAATTGAAGGTGAGTTCGGAGAGATCGTGCTTGCAGACCGCGCCTCATTTGGATACGGAGAGAGCCTGAACGACGATCCGTTCCCACTTTTTAGGCGGTTTTTTCCTGGAGGTATTAATTCCGTACGCGGCTATCAGAACAGAACTCTCGGCCCGGTTGATGTTAACGGTAAGGAGTACGGAGGAGCCAAGCAAATTATTAATAATGTTGAGCTTATATTCCCTCTAATTAACTCTGCCGGGTTCAAGGGAGTTCTCTTCTACGATTTTGGCCAAGCGTACGATGACGGAATGCAGATGAGAATTGAACAGCTTCGACAGGCTTGGGGCTACGGTATAAGGTGGGCATCTCCGATGGGGCCGATCCGTGTAGAGTTTGGTTACCCGATCGGCCGACAACCGGGAGAAGATGCTGTGCAGACCATGTTCTCGTTCGGGGCACCGATATAACGGAGCTGTTTAAGCTCCAACCAGGGTAGTTCCCTTTTCGCTGATAACAGTATCCTCTTCCTGCGCCATGAATGGATTGTGAGCACGACGACGAAGGAGTGAGAAGGTATCGTGGTAGCCGACCTCAATTAGTGAGTTTAGATACTCCGGATCAAGCGCTACGTAGGACATCACCTCATACGCAGCCTCTTCGCCCAATTTGGCCTTTACTAGGGTAAAGAGCGGCCACAGTGCCCCGCAGGCGTCCATAAAGCGTCTGTGCGAGCCACCTACCGACTGCTTTAAATATTGCCCTAGGCTGCCTGGATTTCGAATTGTGAGGGTCTCTGGTGGTCGCAGGCAGAAGGTATCCTCTGCGGCCGGAACCTCCCAGCTTGGTCGTGTGTCGTGCGCCTCGCCGTAGCGATTAAGCCACCAGGCCCGTCCTGAGATATCGATGATTATTAATCTGTGAGCACCAAGTCTTACGGCGGGATCGACCGGAATATTCTGGGATATGCCACCATCAACGAGTCGTACCTTGCCGAGATCGGTATCGAGTTCAACAGGGGGCAGGATTGAGGGCAGGGCGGCTGAGGCGAAGCCGTGCTTGGCGTTTAATTCATCTACGTAGCAGGTTTCAAAGGTCGCACCATCTACCTCTTCTGGCGAGAATTTGTGGTGAGAGCTGAGAAAAAGAAGGGGCTTTCTTTGTGGCCCATCCATTGTGGTCATAACGCCAACAGCTTTGAGCGAGGTGGCCCTCGATTGTGGATGAAGCCCACCGTTAGTCTTAATAACCGTATCGAGTATTATGTGTAGCGGCGAGGGATCTAGTACGGAGATATTAGAGCTGTAGGGGCCGGGTGCCAGATATTGTTGAGTAGCGATACGAACGGCGCGTAGAAAGGCGCGCGTGCGTGAGCCGGCAAAGGTGTTAGAGAAGGTCCGGTGTCGCCACAGATCTTCTAAGACATCAACACCGTGGTTAATACCGGTCTTGAGGCAGGCCCCAAGCACGAGTCCATTGACCGCTCCGATACTGCTTCCGAGGATGATTGAGGTGTTGTCGAGATCTTTGCCGAGCACCTGTGCAAGAGCCTTTAGTGCGCCAGCTTGATAGGCCGCGCGCACCCCACCACCGGACAAAACAATGCCAATGTCACTTTGATTTGGCTCAAGTGATTTACGGAATTTAACCGCTCTTTGTTCCTCAGATTGAGGGCGTTTCCTCATAAAAACCTTGAGGCCTGACTACTCCTTACTTCAGGGTGTCGGCATGCTGGGCCAGATCTTAACGTTCTGTGGCGCATTACTCTTTTATAGCTGTACTTATTTTATGGTATTACTCCAAGTAAGATGCCACAACAGGCCGATTAGATTGCAGAAAACGGTAACTATTCACCATATTTTACCACTACCTCATGCAATAGCATAGAGCCTCTGCGACTCCAGAACGGCAAGAGAGGTGCTTGTTAAAGGGGCCCTCACGTATGCTAGCCTGCTTTTATAGAGGAGAGCGGTCCTCGTTTGGAATTAGACTTATGGAGAGCGTAAAGCGCGGTGTAGTAACAGTTGATGGGCTCGGAGCCTCTGGCAAGAGCGCTCTGGCGAGGATGCTTGCCGATCGCCTTGGATTTGCACACCTGAACTCAGGTTTGCTTTACCGCGCAACGGCGTTCCTTGCTGAACGTGCAGGGCTCTCGTTAGATGATGGTACAAAGATAGCAGAGGAGCTTTTGAAGCATTCGGTCGCTCTTAAGCACGATGCGTTGCTGGGCGCGGTAGTGCTGATCAATGGAGGTCAGTATGAGGCTGAGCTTATGTCTCGGCGCATCTCTGAAGCTGCCTCGCAGGTTGCAAGGCACCAAGCTGTGCGTGCGCACCTCCTCGGCATTCAACAGACCGCCTTTGTCCCTATGGGGGTTGTCGCTGAGGGCCGTGATATGGGTACGGTTGTATTTCCCGATGCTAGGGTAAAATTCTTTGTTGAAGCGCGGCTAGAGGTGCGCGCCGAGCGACGGTGTGAGCAGTTGCGGCACAATGGGCAGGCGGCCGACCGAGAT includes:
- the bamA gene encoding outer membrane protein assembly factor BamA — protein: MNLWKRTLVSVCVGFLPLLFGARELLAQGAESYVVEEVVIAGNRRIDANAVRAQIKSIPGRVTSAQLTEDVKTLYNSGFFDQVTVGIAPRSSGGVTLTFNVSEKPVVRKVFIKGNDKISESDLSEVLKIEGRRFIDRSKIQTLTRKAISYYKGQGFYDAELDYSTVPVDDNEVDITFTVKEGERYHVNAVTLQGVAELDQSEMLSQLQIKRYKWWNSWLFGTGRVNDEMMESDKQILRQYLLDNGYIEGGVGEASIEKREDGLYVVFDITEGQQFKIGKISATGDFVEGSEDLTLKGIKSEIGEVFSASNIRNDIFTITDKFGDEGYAFANVVPNTMLNKAEGKVDLSFGSTKGNLVRVDKITISGNEKTYDNVIRRELKIEEQHQYNGSKIKRSQTMLQRQGIFDEVSISNKPTNDPSVIDLDVHVKEATTGSFSAGAGYSTSNGALLNTKVSENNLFGTGRKVNLNLDFGSQVTNQVISFDDPRVNDSYVAAGVDLLRTTRQYNDFNRELAGGATTIGYPGEPLFGKWAEDVSVNLKYELLRLNIRNVKDDAAQLVQNSVGNSSSSSMTPGIVRNTINNPMNPTSGSKQNLSIELSGFGGDQSFYLFEARNAWYLPLIEGEFGEIVLADRASFGYGESLNDDPFPLFRRFFPGGINSVRGYQNRTLGPVDVNGKEYGGAKQIINNVELIFPLINSAGFKGVLFYDFGQAYDDGMQMRIEQLRQAWGYGIRWASPMGPIRVEFGYPIGRQPGEDAVQTMFSFGAPI
- a CDS encoding patatin-like phospholipase family protein; its protein translation is MRKRPQSEEQRAVKFRKSLEPNQSDIGIVLSGGGVRAAYQAGALKALAQVLGKDLDNTSIILGSSIGAVNGLVLGACLKTGINHGVDVLEDLWRHRTFSNTFAGSRTRAFLRAVRIATQQYLAPGPYSSNISVLDPSPLHIILDTVIKTNGGLHPQSRATSLKAVGVMTTMDGPQRKPLLFLSSHHKFSPEEVDGATFETCYVDELNAKHGFASAALPSILPPVELDTDLGKVRLVDGGISQNIPVDPAVRLGAHRLIIIDISGRAWWLNRYGEAHDTRPSWEVPAAEDTFCLRPPETLTIRNPGSLGQYLKQSVGGSHRRFMDACGALWPLFTLVKAKLGEEAAYEVMSYVALDPEYLNSLIEVGYHDTFSLLRRRAHNPFMAQEEDTVISEKGTTLVGA
- the cmk gene encoding (d)CMP kinase — its product is MLACFYRGERSSFGIRLMESVKRGVVTVDGLGASGKSALARMLADRLGFAHLNSGLLYRATAFLAERAGLSLDDGTKIAEELLKHSVALKHDALLGAVVLINGGQYEAELMSRRISEAASQVARHQAVRAHLLGIQQTAFVPMGVVAEGRDMGTVVFPDARVKFFVEARLEVRAERRCEQLRHNGQAADRDGVASELEARDLRDATRATAPMKAAEGAIIIDNSDTALEETVRRMYEIVKASDLR